In Scophthalmus maximus strain ysfricsl-2021 chromosome 16, ASM2237912v1, whole genome shotgun sequence, the following proteins share a genomic window:
- the LOC118287878 gene encoding probable low-specificity L-threonine aldolase 2: protein MSSNTFARTLLFRLLNDRVVASNQLQRARHAAAAPPGRSSARGYYQSAKPWRGGPGAAAHVRLVDLRSDTVTKPGPAMRRAMAEAEVGDDVMGEDPTVNELQEIAADMFGMEAALFVPTGTMSNLIAVMVHCRERGDEMIVGDLSHLHIYEQGGSAQLAGVHATTVTNLPDGTFDLEQLESKIRHGYPDPHFPRSRLICVENTHNIQGGRVLPLTFLQEVRALADRYGLSVHMDGARVMNAAVAQGVSPHTILQHTHTVSVCLSKGLGAPVGTVLAGPQDFIARAVRCRKALGGGMRQAGILAAAGKLSLLDMVERMQEDHHNARSFAQALLDFDPLFAVDMAAVETNILRFRLKELTLSPSEFCARMGQVGEGEEAALGQAIQVLMYPHFGNSVRAVWHLGISPEDTRLAMQKMQFVASQYLKEKNRAR from the exons ATGTCCTCCAACACGTTCGCCCGTACACTTTTGTTCCGTTTGTTAAACGACCGTGTCGTCGCTTCGAACCAGCTCCAGCGGGCTCGACATGCGGCGGCCGCGCCGCCGGGACGGAGCTCCGCACGGGGCTACTACCAGAGCGCGAAGCCCTGGCGCGGCGGGCCGGGCGCAGCGGCCCACGTCCGGCTGGTGGACCTCCGCAGCGACACGGTGACTAAGCCCGGGCCGGCGATGCGCCGCGCCATGGCGGAGGCCGAGGTCGGGGATGACGTGATGGGAGAAGACCCGACAGTGAATG AGCTACAGGAAATCGCAGCCGATATGTTTGGGATGGAGGCGGCGCTGTTTGTCCCCACTGGAACCATGAGTAACCTCATCGCAG TGATGGTGCACTGCCGGGAGCGGGGCGACGAGATGATTGTGGGGGATCTGTCCCACTTGCACATCTATGAGCAAGGAGGAAGTGCACAG cTGGCCGGTGTCCATGCCACCACGGTGACCAATCTCCCCGATGGAACGTTTGACTTGGAGCAGCTGGAATCGAAGATCCGCCACGGTTACCCCGATCCTCACTTTCCCCGCTCACGCCTCATATGtgtggagaacacacacaacatacaggGAGGACGCGTGCTGCCTCTGACCTTCTTGCAGGAG GTTCGTGCTCTAGCAGATAGATACGGTCTGTCGGTCCACATGGACGGAGCCCGGGTGATGAACGCCGCGGTGGCCCAGGGGGTGTCTCCGCACACCatactgcagcacacacacaccgtcagtGTGTGCCTCTCTAAG GGTCTGGGTGCCCCTGTGGGCACCGTGCTGGCCGGACCCCAAGACTTCATCGCCAGAGCGGTGCGGTGTCGTAAAGCTCTGGGTGGAGGGATGCGGCAGGCTGGTATTCTAGCAGCAGCTGGAAAACTTTCTTTGCTGGATATGGTAGAGAGAATGCAGGAAGATCACCACAATGCAAGAAGCTTTGCTCAAG CTCTGCTCGACTTTGACCCTCTGTTCGCTGTCGACATGGCGGCGGTGGAGACAAACATCCTGCGTTTCCGCCTGAAGGAGCTGACTTTGAGTCCCTCTGAGTTCTGTGCCCGCATGGGTCAGGTgggcgagggagaggaggcggcACTGGGACAAGCGATACAAGTTCTCATGTACCCTCACTTTGGAAACTCGGTGAGGGCCGTGTGGCATCTTGGGATATCTCCCGAAGACACGCGGCTGGCCATGCAGAAGATGCAATTTGTTGCTTCTCAGtacttgaaggaaaaaaacagggccCGGTGA